The Pseudomonas fluorescens nucleotide sequence CGGTTTCCGGTGGTGAAGTCGGCGCCAAGGCCGCGACCCTGAGCATCATGGTCGGCGGCTGCCCGAACGCCTTCGAGCGCGCCCTGCCGCTGTTCCAGGTCATGGGCAAGAACATCACCCGCGTCGGCGGCAGCGGCGATGGCCAGACTGCCAAGGTCGCCAACCAGATCATCGTGGCCCTGAACATCCAGGCCGTGGCCGAAGCGCTGCTGTTCGCCGCCAAGAACGGCGCCGACCCTGCCAAGGTGCGTGAAGCACTGATGGGTGGCTTCGCTTCCTCGAAGATCCTCGAAGTGCACGGCGAGCGCATGATCAAGGGCACCTTCGATCCGGGCTTCCGTATCAGCCTGCACCAGAAGGACCTGAACCTGGCCCTGCAAGGCGCCAAGGAACTGAACATCAACCTGCCCAACACCGCCAATGCCCAGCAAGTGTTCAGCACCTGCGCGGCCATCGGTGGCGCCAACTGGGACCACTCCGCGTTGCTCAAAGGCCTTGAGCACATGGCCAACTTCTCGATCCGCGACGAGAAGTAAGACCCCGGGCAACACCCGCCCCTGGGTCAGCCTGCACGGAGGCGGGCCCAGGGGCGTTTTTGATTCTGAAAAACAATAAGATTGGAGCCTGCCATGTCGGTCGATCCGCAACACTTTCTGCGCGAGCTGTTCGCCACGGCCATCGATGCCGCGCATCCCCGCCAGGTCCTTGAAGCTCACCTGCCCAGCGACCGCAGCGGTCGCGTCATCGTCATCGGCGCCGGCAAGGCCGCCGCGGCCATGGCTGAAGTCGTCGAACGCGCCTGGAAGGGCCCGGTCTCCGGCCTGGTGGTCACCCGCTACGGCCACGGCGCCAGCTGCTCGAAGATCGAAGTGGTCGAAGCCGCCCACCCGGTCCCGGATGCCGCCGGCCTGGCCGTGGCCAAGCGCGTGCTGGCAATGGTCAGCAACCTCACGGCTGACGACCGGGTGATCTTCCTGCTCTCCGGTGGTGGTTCGGCGCTGCTGGCACTGCCTGCCGAAGGCCTGACCCTGGCCGACAAGCAACAGATCAACAAGGCCCTGCTCAAATCCGGCGCCACCATCGGCGAGATGAACTGCGTGCGCAAGCACCTCTCGGCGATCAAGGGCGGGCGCCTGGCCAAGGCCTGCTGGCCGGCCACCGTTTATACCTATGCAATTTCCGATGTACCGGGCGACCTGGCCACGGTCATCGCCTCCGGCCCCACCGTGGCCGACCCGAGCACCTCGGCCCAAGCCCTGGCGATCCTCAAGCGCTACAACATCCAAGCACCCGCTGCGGTGACCGCCTGGCTGAACAACCCGGCGTCCGAGACCGTCAAGGCTGACGACCCGGCCCTGGCGCGCAGCCACTTCCAGCTTATCGCCCGCCCCCAGCAGTCGCTGCAAGCCGCTGCGGTCAAAGCCCGCCAGGCCGGTTTCAGCCCGCTGATCCTTGGCGACCTGGAAGGCGAGTCGCGCGAGGTGGCCAAGGTCCATGCCGGCATCGCCCGGCAGATCGTCCAGCACGGCCAGCCGCTGTCGCCGCCCTGCGTAATCCTCTCCGGTGGCGAGACCACCGTGACCGTGCGCGGCAATGGCCGTGGCGGGCGCAACGCCGAGTTTTTGCTGAGCCTGACCGAAAGCCTCAAGGGCCTGCCCGGGGTCTACGCCCTGGCCGGTGACACCGATGGCATCGACGGCTCCGAAGACAACGCCGGCGCGCTGATGACCCCGGACAGCTACGCCCGCGCCGCGGCCCTGGGCTTGTCGGCCAGCGATGAGCTGGACAACAACAATGGCTACGGTTACTTCGCCGCGCTCGATGACCTGATCGTCACCGAGCCGACGCGGACCAACGTCAACGATTTTCGCGCCATCCTGATTCTCGAGAGTGCCTGACATGACGCCTGATAAAAAAGTCAAAATCCTTGCCACCCTCGGTCCCGCGATCAAGGGCATCGATGACATCCGCCAACTGGTCGAGGCCGGGGTAAACATCTTTCGCCTGAACTTCAGCCACGGCGAGCACGAAGACCACGCCCTGCGCTACCAGTGGATCCGCGAGGTGGAGAGCCAGCTCAACTACCCGCTGGGCATCCTCATGGACCTGCAGGGACCGAAGCTGCGCGTTGGCCGTTTTGCCGAAGGCAAGGTCCAGCTGCAACGCGGCCAGGCCCTGCGCCTGGACCTGGACAGCACCCCGGGCACGCTTGAGCGGGTCAACCTGCCGCATCCGGAAATCATCGCCGCGCTGGAGCCGGGCATGGACCTGCTGCTCGATGACGGCAAGCTGCGCCTGCGGGTGACCGCCAAGCACAGCGACGCGATCGAGACCGAAGTGCTCAACGCCGGCGAGCTGTCCGACCGCAAGGGCGTCAACGTGCCGCAAGCGGTGCTGGACCTGAGCCCACTGACCGCCAAGGACCGCCGTGACCTGAGCTTCGGCCTGGAGCTGGGCGTGGACTGGGTGGCGCTGTCGTTCGTGCAGCGCCCGGAAGACATCGTCGAAGCGCGCCAGCTGATCGGTGACCGCGCCTACCTGATGGCCAAGATTGAGAAGCCTTCGGCAGTCACCCAGCTGCGCGCTATTGCCGAGCTCAGCGATGCGATCATGGTCGCCCGTGGCGACCTGGGCGTGGAAGTGCCGGCCGAAAGCGTGCCGCAGATCCAGAAGAGCATCATCAACACCTGTCGCGAACTGGGTAAACCGGTGGTGGTGGCCACGCAGATGCTCGAATCGATGCGCTTCTCCCCGGCGCCGACCCGCGCCGAAGTCACCGACGTGGCCAACGCCGTGGCCGAAGGCGCCGATGCGGTGATGCTCTCGGCCGAGACCGCCTCGGGTGACTACCCGCTGGAAGCGGTGCAGATGATGAGCAAGATCATCCGCCAGGTGGAGAACGGCCCGGATTACCAGGTGCAGCTTGATGTCGGCCGGCCGAAAGCCGAGGCCACCGTGTCGGATGCGATCAGCTGCGCGATTCGCCGTATCAGCGGCATCCTGCCGGTGGCGGTGCTGGTCAACTACAGCGAGTCGGGGGCTTCGACCCTGCGCGCTGCGCGTGAGCGGCCACGGGCACCGATCCTCAACCTGACCCCGAACCTGTCCACCGCACGGCGCCTGAGCGTGGCCTGGGGTGTGCACTCGGTGGTCAACGATCGCCTGCGCCAGGTCGACGAGATCTGCTCCACCGCCTTGGAAATCGCCCAGGCCCAAGGCATGGCCAGCCGTGGCGATACCCTGTTGATCACTGCCGGTGTGCCTTTTGGCAAGCCGGGGTCGACTAACACGCTGCGGATCGAGACCTTGATCTGAAGGTGAGGCCTATCGCGGGGCAAGCCCGCTCCTACTGGTTTGTGGGAGCGGGCTTGCCCCGCGATGAATGCAGCACAAACTCCAGGTGGGACAACCCGGCCCAAAGAGGCTCCCCACTCCACATCAACCCAGACTGCCCTCATGTACACCAAGAATTTCGTCAACCCGTGCCCCGACTGGGCTACGGCTTTGCTCAACGGCTTCAGCCAGGTGCTGCTGCAGCGCAATCCGCTGTGCGGCCTGTGCTGCCTGCTGGCAATCACCCTGACCGCGCCCGACCTGGTCGGCGGCGCACTGCTCGGGGCCCTCGCCGGGCTGCTGACCGCCCAGCGCCGTGGCTACAACCGCACGGATCGCCAGGCCGGCCTGTACAGCTACAACGGCGTACTGATCGGCCTGTTGATCAGCCATGCCCTGCCCTGGTCGGCGATCCTGCCGCCGCTGATCATCGCCGCCGGCGGCCTGAGCAGCATGCTCGTGCACCAGTGGCTCAAGCGCGGCCCCAAGCAACTGCTGCCCGCTTATACCGCGCCGTTCGTAGTGCTCGGCTGGGCTGCGCTGGCCATGGCTGAACCCGCCTCCGTCAGCAACTCCACTGTCGAGGCCAACCCGCTGTTTGCCCTGGCCCGCGGCCTTGGGCAAATCTTTTTGCTCGACCAGCCCCTGGCCGGTGTGCTGATCGCGATCGGCCTGCTGATCTCCAATCGCTACGCGGCAGTGTGGGCTCTGCTCGGCTCGGCCATCGGTGGCAGCGTTGCGTTGATCGGTGGCGAAGCCACGGCGGCCTATAACGGCCTGTTCGGTTTCAACGCCGCCCTCGCCGCCCTGGCCTTCAGCCAGGAGCGCCAACGGCCCTGGCTGCCGCTGCTGGCCATCGTCCTGGCGATTGCCCTGCAACCGGCGTTCAGTTTGCTGCCGGTCGCCGGCCTGACCGCGCCGTTCATCCTCGCCTGCTGGCTGCTGCACGCCGGTGGCCGCCTGCTGCGCGTGCCCGCGTCCCACAGCCGGCGTCGCTTGCACAGCTGAGATGCAGCCCCTAGGCTCTGCCCATCTGCCTTTGGAACGAGCCTATGGACACCCCTTCGAGCTGGCGCGAGCGGCTCTACGTCATCGTCTTTCAATCCGACACCACTGCCGGTCGGCGCTTCGACAAGATCCTGTTGCTGATTATTCTCGCCAGCCTTGTCACCGTGATCCTCGACAGCATCGACGAGGTGCACCAGGGCTACGCCGGGCTGCTGGCGGCCATCGAGTGGGGCTTTACCGCGATTTTCCTGGTCGAGTATCTGGTCCGCCTGTACTGCTCGCCCAAGCCCTTGCGCTACGCTTTCAGTTTCTATGGCCTGGTCGACCTGCTGGCGATCGTCCCGGGGATCATCGCCCTGTACTACAGCGATGCCCAGTACCTGCTGATCATCCGTGTCGTGCGGATGCTGCGGATCTTCCGTGTGCTCAAGCTCAGCCCCTACCTCAAGCAGGCCCATTACCTGCTCGCGGCACTACGCGGCAGCAAGCAGAAAATCATCGTGTTCTTGCTCAGCGTCTCCACCCTGGTCACCGTATTCGGCACCCTGATGTACGTGGTCGAAGGCCCTGAGCATGGCTTTACCAGCATCCCCAAGGGCATCTACTGGGCCATCGTCACCCTGACCACCGTCGGCTTTGGCGACATCGTGCCCAAGACCCCGCTTGGCCAGGTGATTTCGTCGCTGGTGATGATCACCGGTTACTCGATCATTGCCGTGCCCACCGGGATTTTCACCGCGGAGCTGGCCAACGCCATGCGTGGCGAACAGCTGCAGCACGACTGCCCGGTGTGCCGGAAAAACAGCCATGAGCACGGCGCTGCGTTCTGCTCGCGCTGCGGCAACGCACTGTTCAATAAAATGGAATAAGCAAAGCACTTTTTAATCTTTTAGCGCCTAAAGCCCAACCGCTATAGTCGCTGGCATAATGCCTTTAACGCCAACTCGAACAAGGAATGCGCAGTGAAAAAACTCTTCAGTGCCTCGCTTCTGGCCGCCGGCCTCGCCTTCGGCTCCCTGGCCCAGGCCGCTTCGGCGCCGTTGCTGAACGTCTCGTATGACGTAATGCGCGACTTCTACAAGGATTACAACGCCGCGTTCCAGAAGCACTGGGAAGCCGAGCACAAAGAGAAAATCACCGTACAGATGTCCTTCGGTGGCTCCAGCAAGCAGGCCCGTTCGGTGATCGATGGCCTGCCGGCTGATGTCATCACCATGAACATGGCCACCGACATCAATGCCCTGGCCGACAACGGCAAGCTGGTGCCGGACAACTGGGTCACGCGCCTGCCGAACAACAGCGCGCCGTTCACCTCGGCCACTGTGTTCATCGTCCGCAAGGGCAACCCCAAGGCCCTGAAAGACTGGCCTGACCTGCTCAAGGACGGCGTCCAGGTGATCGTGCCAAACCCGAAAACCTCGGGCAACGGCCGCTACACCTACCTCTCGGCCTGGGGCTATGTACTGAAGAACGGCGGTGACGAAAACAAGGCCAAGGACTTTGTCGGCAAGCTGTTCAAGCAGGCGCCGGTGCTCGATACCGGTGGCCGTGCCGCCACCACCACCTTCATGACCAACCAGATCGGCGACGTACTGGTGACCTTCGAGAACGAAGCCGAGATGATCGCCCGCGAGTTCGGTCGTGATCAGTTCGAAGTGATCTACCCAAGCGTCTGCGCCGAAGCCGAGCCGCCAGTGACAGTGGTCGACAAAGTGGTCGACAAAAAAGGCAGCCGCGCCACCGCCGAGGAATACCTGAAGTACCTGTGGTCGCCAGAGGCCCAGGAAATCGCCGCCAACAACTACCTGCGCCCACGTGATGCAGCGGTGCTGGCCAAGTACACCGACCGCTTCCCGAAAGTCGACTTCCTGTCGGTCGAGAAGACTTTCGGCGACTGGCGCACCGTGCAGAAAACCCACTTCAACGATGGCGGGGTTTTCGACCAGATCTATACCGGGCAGTAATGGCCTCATCGCGGGGCGACGACTCGACTTGCCCCGCGATTGCTCCACCCTCCTATCGAACTTCTCCCCCCATCCGCTGATCAGTTCATTGACTACCCTTTCCGTCATCCACGGCTCAAGGAGTGCCCAGTGACCCGATCTTTACTCACCTTGCTGTTCAGTTGCCTGTTGAGCAGCCAGCTGTTCGCCGCCGAGCCAACCCCTGCCGCTGAAACTCCTGCCCCGGAACCTGTGGTCCAGGGCGGCCTGCTTGGCGCCATTGCCGATGGCCTGGACGATGTCAGCCAGGAGCTGGATGTCGACAGCCACCTGTTCGACAGCTGGCGCCTGCGCGCCGACCGCGCCGCCAACGAAGTCGATCAACTGGTCAACCGCCACGCCGGTCGCGATGCTCTGGACCTGCTCGGCGATTTCGCCCTGCTGAGCATCACCTGGCTGGTCGCCTTCGCCGTACTCACCAACCTCGGCCGCCTGCTGGCCCACCGCAGCAACAACAGCCGAACGCTGCGCGAGCGGCCGCGCCTGCAAAAACTGCTCGGCTATCTGTTGCCCTACACCCTGCCGGCCCTGGCCAGTCTGCCGACCACCCTGTACATCAGCCATTACCTCGAGCCTTCGGTTGGCCGTGCCCTGGGCCTGAGCCTGGCCTATGCCACCAGCAGCGGCATCTTCTCGACCTCGATCATCCTCTGCCTGATCACCCTGTTCGACACCGGCCACAAGCGCGCGGCGGTGCGCATCATTCGCCAGGTGGCGCCGCGGCCGTTGTTCATGATCGGCTTCCTGGCGGCCTGGAGCGATGCCCTGACCAGCCCGCAGATCGCCCGGCAGCTGGGCGGCAATATCACCAGCAGCGTGGCGGTAGTGACCGGCCTGCTGGCGACCCTGTCGTTTGCCATCCTGGTGATCCGCCTGCGCCGGCCGGTGGCGCACCTGATCCGCAACCGCTCGCTCAAGGACCGTATGCAGCACCGCGCCGTGCAGGAGACCCTGCGGATCTTTTCCTGGCTTTGGTACCTGCCGATCCTGATGATGATCCTGGTCTCGGCCATCACCCTGATCGGCGCCGGTGAAGAGAGCCAGAAGGCCCTGCAAAACGCCCTGCTGACCACCATTTTGCTGATCGGCACACTGTTCCTCAGTACCACCTTGCAGCACCTGTTCAAGACCCACGACATCGAGCCCGGGCAGCGTCTGCGCCCGTACAAGGAGCTGCTGCGCAACCTCGCCCATGCCTTGCTGCGCATCACCATGGCGGTGACCTTCATCGAACTGCTGGGGCGCATCTGGGGCTTTTCGGTGCTCGAATTTGCCCTGCGCAACAGCCTGGGCCGGGCGATCAGTGATTCGCTGAGCAGCATCGGCCTGATTCTGTTGGTCACCTGGCTGCTGTGGGTGGTGATCGACACCGCGATCC carries:
- a CDS encoding ion transporter, translated to MDTPSSWRERLYVIVFQSDTTAGRRFDKILLLIILASLVTVILDSIDEVHQGYAGLLAAIEWGFTAIFLVEYLVRLYCSPKPLRYAFSFYGLVDLLAIVPGIIALYYSDAQYLLIIRVVRMLRIFRVLKLSPYLKQAHYLLAALRGSKQKIIVFLLSVSTLVTVFGTLMYVVEGPEHGFTSIPKGIYWAIVTLTTVGFGDIVPKTPLGQVISSLVMITGYSIIAVPTGIFTAELANAMRGEQLQHDCPVCRKNSHEHGAAFCSRCGNALFNKME
- a CDS encoding sulfate ABC transporter substrate-binding protein — translated: MKKLFSASLLAAGLAFGSLAQAASAPLLNVSYDVMRDFYKDYNAAFQKHWEAEHKEKITVQMSFGGSSKQARSVIDGLPADVITMNMATDINALADNGKLVPDNWVTRLPNNSAPFTSATVFIVRKGNPKALKDWPDLLKDGVQVIVPNPKTSGNGRYTYLSAWGYVLKNGGDENKAKDFVGKLFKQAPVLDTGGRAATTTFMTNQIGDVLVTFENEAEMIAREFGRDQFEVIYPSVCAEAEPPVTVVDKVVDKKGSRATAEEYLKYLWSPEAQEIAANNYLRPRDAAVLAKYTDRFPKVDFLSVEKTFGDWRTVQKTHFNDGGVFDQIYTGQ
- the pyk gene encoding pyruvate kinase, yielding MTPDKKVKILATLGPAIKGIDDIRQLVEAGVNIFRLNFSHGEHEDHALRYQWIREVESQLNYPLGILMDLQGPKLRVGRFAEGKVQLQRGQALRLDLDSTPGTLERVNLPHPEIIAALEPGMDLLLDDGKLRLRVTAKHSDAIETEVLNAGELSDRKGVNVPQAVLDLSPLTAKDRRDLSFGLELGVDWVALSFVQRPEDIVEARQLIGDRAYLMAKIEKPSAVTQLRAIAELSDAIMVARGDLGVEVPAESVPQIQKSIINTCRELGKPVVVATQMLESMRFSPAPTRAEVTDVANAVAEGADAVMLSAETASGDYPLEAVQMMSKIIRQVENGPDYQVQLDVGRPKAEATVSDAISCAIRRISGILPVAVLVNYSESGASTLRAARERPRAPILNLTPNLSTARRLSVAWGVHSVVNDRLRQVDEICSTALEIAQAQGMASRGDTLLITAGVPFGKPGSTNTLRIETLI
- a CDS encoding urea transporter: MYTKNFVNPCPDWATALLNGFSQVLLQRNPLCGLCCLLAITLTAPDLVGGALLGALAGLLTAQRRGYNRTDRQAGLYSYNGVLIGLLISHALPWSAILPPLIIAAGGLSSMLVHQWLKRGPKQLLPAYTAPFVVLGWAALAMAEPASVSNSTVEANPLFALARGLGQIFLLDQPLAGVLIAIGLLISNRYAAVWALLGSAIGGSVALIGGEATAAYNGLFGFNAALAALAFSQERQRPWLPLLAIVLAIALQPAFSLLPVAGLTAPFILACWLLHAGGRLLRVPASHSRRRLHS
- a CDS encoding 2-hydroxy-3-oxopropionate reductase, producing the protein MAKIGFIGTGIMGHPMAQNLQKAGHSLFLSTHHDAAPADLVAAGAVALANPKEVAQEAEFIIVMVPDTPQVDSVLFGENGVALGVGPNKVVIDMSSISPTATKAFAEKIKATGATYLDAPVSGGEVGAKAATLSIMVGGCPNAFERALPLFQVMGKNITRVGGSGDGQTAKVANQIIVALNIQAVAEALLFAAKNGADPAKVREALMGGFASSKILEVHGERMIKGTFDPGFRISLHQKDLNLALQGAKELNINLPNTANAQQVFSTCAAIGGANWDHSALLKGLEHMANFSIRDEK
- a CDS encoding mechanosensitive ion channel family protein, whose product is MTRSLLTLLFSCLLSSQLFAAEPTPAAETPAPEPVVQGGLLGAIADGLDDVSQELDVDSHLFDSWRLRADRAANEVDQLVNRHAGRDALDLLGDFALLSITWLVAFAVLTNLGRLLAHRSNNSRTLRERPRLQKLLGYLLPYTLPALASLPTTLYISHYLEPSVGRALGLSLAYATSSGIFSTSIILCLITLFDTGHKRAAVRIIRQVAPRPLFMIGFLAAWSDALTSPQIARQLGGNITSSVAVVTGLLATLSFAILVIRLRRPVAHLIRNRSLKDRMQHRAVQETLRIFSWLWYLPILMMILVSAITLIGAGEESQKALQNALLTTILLIGTLFLSTTLQHLFKTHDIEPGQRLRPYKELLRNLAHALLRITMAVTFIELLGRIWGFSVLEFALRNSLGRAISDSLSSIGLILLVTWLLWVVIDTAIQEALKPTVGRRSSRQPSTRVRTILPMLRNAIKIILVVICTITTMANLGINVAPLLAGAGVVGLAIGFGSQQLVQDVITGLFILIEDTIAIGDWVVLDSGHAGTVESLTIRTLRLRDGKGFVHSVPFGQIKAVTNQSRQFAYAFFSVQFSYETDVDSALKLIREVGQSISEDPLLRHSLQGPLQVFGVDSMNLNGMTLTAQFRTSSGGQYAVNRAFNERLKKRVDQTDDVSFAQYNPPPQKVAEEPA
- a CDS encoding glycerate kinase type-2 family protein, which produces MSVDPQHFLRELFATAIDAAHPRQVLEAHLPSDRSGRVIVIGAGKAAAAMAEVVERAWKGPVSGLVVTRYGHGASCSKIEVVEAAHPVPDAAGLAVAKRVLAMVSNLTADDRVIFLLSGGGSALLALPAEGLTLADKQQINKALLKSGATIGEMNCVRKHLSAIKGGRLAKACWPATVYTYAISDVPGDLATVIASGPTVADPSTSAQALAILKRYNIQAPAAVTAWLNNPASETVKADDPALARSHFQLIARPQQSLQAAAVKARQAGFSPLILGDLEGESREVAKVHAGIARQIVQHGQPLSPPCVILSGGETTVTVRGNGRGGRNAEFLLSLTESLKGLPGVYALAGDTDGIDGSEDNAGALMTPDSYARAAALGLSASDELDNNNGYGYFAALDDLIVTEPTRTNVNDFRAILILESA